In Drosophila santomea strain STO CAGO 1482 chromosome 3L, Prin_Dsan_1.1, whole genome shotgun sequence, a single window of DNA contains:
- the LOC120448090 gene encoding uncharacterized protein LOC120448090 isoform X2 — MDRFYSSYLFTCRAEKYVFKNMEHPDKDSIEALEAEAKILGTELALQNAGNENNRLKLEITKMAEVLEKQRMVLEKADDNRKEAKLIFSTLMELNKNGGSDWAVKNHLIP; from the exons ATGGATCGTTTCTATAGCAGCTATTTATTTACTTGTCGTGCCGAAAAATacgtttttaaaaatatggaGCACCCCGACAAGGATTCTATAGAAGCTCTGGAAGCAGAAGCCAAAATATTGGGCACGGAACTGGCATTGCAGAATGCCGGGAATGAGAACAACAGGCTCAAACTGGAGATCACCAAGATGGCAGAGGTCCTGGAGAAGCAGAGGATGGTCTTGGAGAAAGCCGACGACAACAGAAAGGAggcaaaattgattttctcaACTCTGATGGAGTTAAACAAGAATGGCGGCAGTGACTGGGCAGTTAA GAACCATCTAATCCCGTGA
- the LOC120450390 gene encoding transportin-1-like — protein sequence MTWAPQEEGLQQIIAILKESQSPDTATQMAVQMKLEEFNRYPDFNNYLIYVLTKLKTEDEPTRSLSGLILKNNIRMHGTTLQPEIVEYIKHECLQAVGDSSPLIRATVGILITTIASNGGLHNWPQLLPSLCEMLDNQDYNVCEGAFSALQKICEDSAEILDSAALNRPLNIMIPKFLEYFKHNSPKIRSHAIACINQFIINRSQALMLNIDSFIENLFHLSSDEDHEVRKNVCHGLVMLLEVRMDRLMPHMSQIIEYMLLRTQDTDEGVALEASEFWLSLAEQSICKDVLAPYLSQLAPVLVRGMRYSEVDIILLKGNVEEDDMVPDREEDIRPRFHKSRAHTIRSTQEGGAGAAGDDDDDEFEDGMDDDSSLSEWNLRKCSAAALDVLANVFREDCLPVVLPILKETLFHQEWVIKESGVLALGAIAEGCMQGMIQHLPELIPYLISCLSDKKALVRSITCWTLSRYANWVVNQPHDQYLKPLMEELLKRILDSNKRVQEAACSAFATLEEEACTELVPYLEYILKTLVFAFSKYQHKNLLILYDAVGTLADSVGHHLNKPQYIDILMPPLIDKWNLLKDDDKDLFPLLECLSSIATALQSGFLPYCDPVYRRCISLIEQTINQEMLCKQNQTYDHPDKERMIVALDLLSGLAEGLDRHIETLVANSNIMHLLYQCMQDVLPEVRQSSFALLGDLTKACFPHVHPFMAEFFPILGQNLNPDFISVCNNATWAIGEICMKLGEETKQYIRLVLSDLFIIINRPNTPKTLLENTAITIGRLGYVCPVEVAPYLPEFVRQWCTSLRHIRDNDEKDSAFRGMCHMITVNPAGVVADFIFFCDAIASWVNPPQDLHQMIQKILHGFKTQVGEENWRRFVEQFPPTLAERLATMYNI from the exons atgaCGTGGGCACCACAGGAAGAAGGTCTGCAGCAGATCATAGCGATCCTTAAAGAATCGCAGTCACCGGACACAGCCACTCAGATGGCCGTACAGATG AAACTGGAGGAATTCAATCGCTACCCAGACTTCAACAACTATCTGATCTATGTGCTGACCAAACTGAAGACAGAGGACGAGCCCACGAGATCCCTCAGCGGTCTAATCCTCAAAAACAACATCCGCATGCACGGCACCACTCTGCAACCGGAGATCGTTGAGTACATCAAACACGAGTGCCTGCAGGCAGTGGGAGACTCATCGCCGCTCATCCGTGCCACAGTGGGCATCCTAATCACCACAATCGCCAGCAATGGCGGTCTGCACAACTGGCCGCAGCTGCTTCCATCTCTCTGCGAAATGCTCGACAACCAGGACTACAATGTGTGCGAGGGAGCCTTCAGTGCCCTGCAAAAGATTTGCGAGGATTCCGCCGAGATTTTGGACTCCGCAGCGCTCAACAGACCGCTGAACATAATGATTCCAAAATTCCTGGAGTACTTCAAGCACAACAGTCCAAAGATCCGCTCCCACGCCATTGCCTGCATCAACCAGTTTATCATAAACCGATCACAGGCCCTGATGCTAAACATAGACAGCTTCATTGAGAACCTCTTTCACCTGTCTTCAGATGAGGATCATGAGGTGCGAAAAAACGTGTGCCACGGATTGGTCATGCTGCTGGAGGTGCGAATGGACCGTCTGATGCCGCACATGTCCCAGATTATTGAG TATATGCTGTTGCGCACACAGGACACCGATGAGGGTGTGGCCCTGGAAGCATCCGAGTTCTGGCTATCCCTGGCCGAGCAAAGCATCTGCAAGGACGTGCTTGCCCCTTACCTATCCCAATTGGCTCCGGTTCTTGTACGAGGCATGCGGTACTCCGAGGTCGACATAATTCTTCTCAAGGGAAACGTGGAGGAGGATGACATGGTGCCCGATCGAGAAGAGGATATCCGGCCGCGTTTCCACAAGTCCCGTGCACACACAATCAGGAGTACACAAGAGGGTGGAGCTGGAGCGGCAGgcgatgatgacgacgacgaatTTGAAGATGGAATGGACGACGATAGCTCGCTATCTGAATGGAACTTGCGCAAGTGCAGCGCAGCTGCTCTCGATGTATTGGCAAATGTTTTCCGTGAGGATTGTCTACCCGTCGTGCTGCCCATCCTAAAGGAGACGCTGTTCCACCAGGAATGGGTGATCAAAGAGAGTGGTGTCCTGGCCTTGGGAGCTATTGCCGAGGGCTGCATGCAGGGCATGATCCAACACCTGCCAGAGCTGATTCCCTACCTGATTAGCTGTCTGTCCGACAAGAAGGCACTGGTGCGCTCCATTACATGCTGGACTCTCTCGCGATACGCCAACTGGGTTGTCAACCAGCCGCACGACCAGTACTTGAAGCCGCTCATGGAAGAGCTGCTGAAGCGAATCCTGGACTCGAATAAGCGCGTTCAGGAAGCTGCATGCTCCGCCTTTGCCActctggaggaggaggcctGCACGGAACTGGTGCCCTACCTGGAGTATATCCTAAAGACTCTCGTCTTTGCCTTCTCCAAGTACCAGCACAAGAATCTACTGATACTGTACGATGCCGTGGGTACTTTGGCTGACTCCGTCGGTCATCATCTGAATAAACCGCAATACATTGACATCCTAATGCCTCCGCTAATTGATAAGTGGAATCTGCTGAAGGACGACGACAAGGATCTGTTCCCTTTGTTGGAGTGCCTTTCGAGCATCGCCACTGCCTTGCAGTCCGGCTTTCTGCCCTACTGCGACCCGGTGTATCGCAGGTGCATCTCCCTCATTGAGCAGACTATCAACCAGGAAATG CTGTGTAAACAAAACCAAACGTACGACCATCCCGACAAGGAGCGCATGATTGTCGCCCTAGATCTGCTGTCTGGCTTAGCCGAGGGCTTGGACCGCCACATCGAGACACTGGtggccaacagcaacattaTGCACCTACTCTACCAGTGCATGCAAGACGTTCTGCCTGAG GTACGCCAATCTTCGTTTGCCCTGCTGGGTGATTTGACTAAAGCCTGTTTCCCCCACGTGCATCCGTTCATGGCCGAGTTCTTCCCAATCCTGGGACAAAACCTTAACCCGGACTTTATTTCGGTGTGCAATAATGCCACTTGGGCCATTGGCGAAATCTGCATGAAATTGG gtGAGGAGACTAAGCAGTACATACGCCTTGTACTCAGCGACCTTTTCATCATTATCAACCGTCCGAACACGCCCAAGACGCTGCTGGAGAACACAG CAATAACAATCGGTCGTCTAGGTTATGTGTGCCCAGTTGAAGTGGCTCCTTATTTGCCCGAATTTGTACGACAGTG GTGCACATCATTGCGGCACATACGAGACAATGATGAGAAGGACTCAGCCTTCCGTGGAATGTGTCATATGATCACGGTGAATCCAGCTGGCGTGGTCGCAGACTTTATTTTCTTCTGCGATGCCATCGCCTCGTGGGTTAACCCACCGCAGGATCTGCATCAGATGATACAGAAG ATTCTGCACGGTTTTAAGACCCAAGTGGGCGAGGAAAACTGGCGTCGATTTGTGGAGCAATTCCCGCCAACACTGGCCGAGCGCCTGGCCACAATGTATAACATCTAA
- the LOC120448090 gene encoding uncharacterized protein LOC120448090 isoform X1: protein MEHPDKDSIEALEAEAKILGTELALQNAGNENNRLKLEITKMAEVLEKQRMVLEKADDNRKEAKLIFSTLMELNKNGGSDWAEPSNPVKSGAPNGDANLVDERKLSQ from the exons atggaGCACCCCGACAAGGATTCTATAGAAGCTCTGGAAGCAGAAGCCAAAATATTGGGCACGGAACTGGCATTGCAGAATGCCGGGAATGAGAACAACAGGCTCAAACTGGAGATCACCAAGATGGCAGAGGTCCTGGAGAAGCAGAGGATGGTCTTGGAGAAAGCCGACGACAACAGAAAGGAggcaaaattgattttctcaACTCTGATGGAGTTAAACAAGAATGGCGGCAGTGACTGGGCA GAACCATCTAATCCCGTGAAGAGTGGAGCACCCAATGGGGATGCCAACTTAGTTGATGAAAGGAAACTTTCCCAGTAA
- the LOC120450387 gene encoding zinc finger protein 708, whose translation MGTRELPYSVLSLCRTCLIHLEHGVGHDIFVVPDLSKKLMVCTSFEADQNDGLPKNLCPQCFTKLNELHDFRELCERSIKRLREIVTRQRIIPMGVFEPLAEDSEATGRPEEPASFDPLLNHKLEIIDNEEEVFKMLEKVDREPEEHSSGQSQDDSSSAEDNGVEEEKKPSEGFTSDDEQPLAQRRRIANEKRKLYRLISCPICQQKFKKQSKYEEHMKHHNDLLPFQCQEESCRKGFTTAGALRLHVDYAHTKKADEIPCTVEGCRLVFPRLRLLTIHLKKVHNQARVSAPRVEQPCRECGMVFRCPVALKKHMYKHTGEELPYPCNICGKGFHINSALKNHLLRHAGIKNYVCPYCGVGKTTRQEWSKHILTHTQEKQFKCHICDHATHTKRALDSHVKIVHEKIRNFACQYCGKTFGKSHACKIHEMTHTGEKRCECKVCGKKFLYTESLTKHLKIHEKSVERALETYRQRQGNGDARDSHVDADQLLKVCAESVATIPKDPRRVERVDLAQLAGTVVNPIPTVQIPASEVPDRAKFVQKEGMHLCPGCSQGFNNLGNMKRHYKSVHEKVKDFECRFCSRRFANSQSLKQHEWIHTGEKPYECKRCGTHFRQEAALIRHQKVHDEKPPKPARLPKEISERARDKALQKSERRRKVEVLRQEIAKVAKAELKDLENQRALEKQQNTYEQYQAAAASQTCPESKTEP comes from the exons ATGGGCACCAGGGAGCTCCCGTACTCCGTCCTTTCGCTTTGTCGCACCTGTCTTATCCACCTGGAGCATGGTGTTGGCCATGATATCTTCGTGGTTCCAGATTTGTCAAAGAAACTAATGGTTTGCACTTCGTTTGAAGCGGATCAGAACGACGGATTACCAAAGAACCTGTGTCCCCAATGTTTCACCAAGTTGAACGAGCTGCACGATTTCCGGGAACTGTGCGAAAGATCCATTAAGCGTCTTAGGGAAATAGTGACTAGACAGAGGATTATACCCATGGGTGTTTTTGAACCCTTGGCTGAGGATTCTGAGGCAACTGGAAGGCCGGAGGAGCCGGCTAGTTTTGATCCCCTGCTAAATCACAAGCTGGAGATTATTGACAACGAGGAGGAGGTCTTCAAGATGCTGGAAAAGGTGGACAGGGAACCAGAGGAGCATTCAAGTGGCCAAAGCCAAGATGATTCCTCCAGTGCAGAGGACAACGGAGtggaggaggagaagaagcCGTCGGAAGGGTTCACCAGTGACGATGAACAACCCTTGGCGCAGCGTCGGAGGATTGCGAACGAGAAGCGTAAGCTGTATCGCCTGATAAGCTGTCCCATCTGCCAGCAAAAGTTCAAAAAGCAGTCAAAGTACGAGGAGCACATGAAACACCACAATGATCTGTTGCCGTTTCAGTGCCAGGAGGAGAGTTGCCGCAAAGGCTTTACCACAGCCGGTGCACTGCGTCTTCACGTGGACTATGCGCACACCAAGAAGGCGGATGAGATTCCTTGCACCGTGGAGGGCTGTCGATTGGTTTTCCCCCGTCTCCGCCTGCTGACCATCCACCTGAAGAAGGTTCACAACCAGGCGAGGGTTAGTGCACCGCGGGTTGAACAGCCTTGCAGGGAGTGCGGCATGGTTTTTCGTTGCCCGGTGGCTTTAAAGAAGCACATGTACAAGCACACGGGCGAAGAGCTCCCCTATCCCTGTAACATTTGCGGCAAGGGCTTCCATATCAACAGTGCCCTAAAGAATCATCTTCTCCGGCATGCAGGCATCAAGAACTACGTATGTCCATACTGCGGTGTGGGGAAGACCACCCGCCAGGAATGGAGCAAGCACATTCTGACCCACACGCAGGAGAAGCAGTTTAAATGTCACATCTGCGACCATGCCACCCACACGAAGCGGGCTCTAGATAGCCACGTTAAGATTGTGCACGAGAAAATCCGGAATTTTGCATGCCAGTACTGTGGAAAGACTTTCGGGAAATCCCACGCCTGCAAAATACACGAGATGACGCACACCGGTGAAAAGCGATGCGAATGCAAG GtttgtggcaaaaagttcCTGTACACGGAGAGTCTCACAAAGCACCTGAAGATCCATGAGAAGAGCGTGGAAAGGGCTCTGGAAACGTATAGACAGCGGCAGGGAAATGGCGACGCCAGAGACTCTCATGTGGACGCGGATCAGCTGCTGAAGGTGTGCGCCGAATCCGTAGCCACCATTCCTAAGGATCCCCGCCGCGTAGAACGTGTTGATTTGGCCCAACTGGCAGGCACCGTAGTGAATCCCATTCCCACAGTTCAGATACCAGCCAGCGAAGTGCCAGACAGAGCGAAGTTTGTGCAGAAGGAGGGTATGCACTTGTGTCCCGGATGCAGTCAGGGATTCAATAACCTGGGCAACATGAAGCGCCACTACAAGAGCGTCCACGAAAAGGTCAAGGACTTTGAGTGCCGTTTCTGCTCCCGTCGCTTCGCCAACTCACAATCCCTGAAGCAACACGAGTGGATACACACTGGTGAAAAGCCCTACGAGTGTAAGAGATGTGGCACTCACTTTCGCCAGGAAGCGGCTCTCATCCGTCACCAAAAAGTCCATGACGAAAAGCCGCCGAAACCCGCCAGACTGCCGAAGGAAATCAGCGAAAGAGCACGTGATAAGGCCCTGCAGAAAAGTGAGCGTAGACGAAAGGTTGAGGTTCTACGGCAGGAAATTGCGAAGGTCGCTAAGGCGGAGCTCAAGGATTTGGAGAACCAACGGGCACTAGAGAAGCAGCAAAACACCTACGAACAGTATCAGGCAGCGGCAGCTAGCCAAACTTGTCCAGAATCTAAGACGGAACCCTAA
- the LOC120448088 gene encoding zinc finger protein 668, whose product MNEGRQYSIHSLCRICLNHLQNDAAYDLYMVPGLSKKLCFCTSLSVEQNDGFPKNLCTLCYTKLNELHDFQKQCVDSVQKFQDLVASNVFACQSTFDVFDPNVAVQDYQAEEEDHVNYDPLLNHKMELIENEEDVFKMLEHVDKEAEEVEKEAKVEEDDSGDVSVKMFDDDSSIESGNDNDHDLDFEPNSSDDDIPLAQRMRGPATGSGSYQDRLSSLDKPKPRPRGRPKKIKPPPPEEEDLSGSSSESDDSEDGTSRGDKPKRKRIPLEERHLHRIIDCHICHQKFKKAIRYEEHMKYHNDLLPFQCKVETCKKGFTTANGLRIHIDHAHTELSEVHACIAEGCGKTFPRVRLLTFHMKKVHGITKAAAPLRDFPCTECDTVFRCPTALKKHMYKHTGEELPYPCNICGKRFVINSALRDHLMRHAGIKNHVCPYCGVGKTTRQEWNAHILTHTKEKKFKCRQCDHASHNKQALSNHVKVVHEKRKDFACQYCGKTFGKSHACKVHERSHTGEKCCECKICGKIFLCEKSLTKHLKTHEKRDLPPAEPLRQQLNIPMPGQMSVPMPGQMPMQMQSDGLVPMDPNQMPSEDMLKACGGGTAAVPPKPKNSRRVQRVDISQLAGTAVNPIPSVSVPSWSPQVNFTKKEGQHICPGCGRGFNNIGNMKLHYKIIHEKVKDFACRFCPKRFSKAQILRHHEWIHTGEKPFECKICGKHFRQETALKKHIKTHEKPNRRHVPERSAPTQITFRKLEPDAEPRNFDQYQDPAVERAAATAELLAHQLEENEAKRKAEIERQKIAAAACEQLTKLQQQQEIIKATTSYDGYYAQKAQSEGTSLDALKIDHV is encoded by the exons ATGAACGAGGGCAGGCAGTACTCGATCCACAGCCTGTGCAGGATCTGTCTGAACCACCTGCAGAACGACGCCGCCTACGATTTGTATATGGTGCCAGGACTTTCCAAGAAGCTATGTTTCTGCACCTCCCTGTCCGTGGAGCAGAACGATGGCTTCCCGAAGAACCTTTGCACCCTTTGCTATACAAAGCTAAACGAGCTGCACGACTTTCAGAAGCAGTGCGTCGATTCGGTGCAAAAGTTTCAGGATCTGGTGGCCAGCAACGTCTTTGCCTGCCAGAGCACCTTCGACGTCTTCGATCCCAATGTTGCTGTGCAGGACTACCaggccgaggaggaggaccaCGTTAACTATGATCCGCTGCTGAACCATAAGATGGAGCTGATCGAGAACGAAGAGGATGTCTTCAAGATGCTGGAGCACGTCGACAAGGAGGCCgaggaggtggagaaggaggCCAAGGTGGAGGAGGATGACAGTGGCGACGTTTCCGTCAAGATGTTTGACGACGATTCCTCCATCGAGAGCGGCAACGACAACGACCACGATCTGGACTTCGAACCAAACAGCAGCGATGATGACATTCCGCTGGCCCAGCGCATGCGGGGACCAGCTACCGGCTCCGGATCCTACCAGGACCGTTTGAGTAGCCTAGACAAACCCAAGCCTAGGCCCAGGGGACGGCCCAAAAAGATAAAACCGCCTCCGCCAGAGGAGGAGGACTTGAGCGGCTCATCCTCCGAATCAGATGACTCCGAAGACGGCACATCGCGGGGAGATAAGCCCAAGAGGAAGCGCATTCCCCTCGAGGAACGCCATCTTCACCGCATCATCGACTGCCACATTTGCCACCAGAAGTTCAAGAAGGCCATCCGCTACGAGGAGCACATGAAGTACCACAATGACCTACTGCCCTTCCAGTGCAAGGTGGAAACCTGCAAGAAAG GTTTCACCACCGCCAATGGGCTGCGCATACACatcgaccacgcccacacagAGCTGTCCGAGGTTCATGCCTGCATCGCCGAGGGCTGCGGCAAGACCTTCCCGCGCGTCCGCCTGCTCACCTTCCACATGAAGAAGGTGCACGGCATCACCAAGGCGGCGGCTCCGCTCCGAGATTTCCCCTGCACAGAATGCGACACCGTATTCCGTTGCCCCACAGCGCTCAAGAAGCACATGTACAAGCACACGGGCGAGGAGCTTCCGTATCCTTGCAATATCTGCGGCAAGCGTTTTGTAATCAACAGTGCTTTAAGGGATCACCTTATGCGACACGCGGGCATCAAGAACCATGTGTGCCCGTATTGCGGAGTTGGAAAGACGACGCGCCAGGAATGGAACGCCCACATCCTCACGCACACCAAGGAGAAGAAGTTCAAGTGCCGACAGTGCGACCATGCCTCGCATAACAAACAGGCATTGTCCAATCATGTAAAGGTGGTGCACGAGAAGCGCAAGGACTTCGCCTGCCAGTACTGCGGAAAGACCTTCGGCAAGAGCCACGCCTGCAAGGTGCACGAGAGGAGTCACACGGGCGAGAAGTGCTGCGAGTGCAAGATCTGCGGCAAGATATTCCTCTGCGAGAAGAGCCTCACCAAGCATTTGAAGACGCACGAGAAACGGGATCTGCCGCCGGCGGAGCCCCTTCGCCAGCAGCTTAACATTCCCATGCCCGGCCAAATGTCCGTACCGATGCCGGGCCAGATGCCGATGCAGATGCAGAGCGACGGTTTGGTGCCAATGGATCCCAACCAGATGCCCAGTGAGGACATGCTGAAGGCATGCGGCGGCGGGACCGCTGCAGTGCCTCCCAAACCGAAGAACTCGCGACGCGTCCAGCGGGTGGACATTTCTCAGCTGGCTGGCACTGCGGTGAATCCAATACCTTCCGTCTCCGTGCCCTCGTGGTCGCCGCAGGTGAACTTCACCAAGAAGGAGGGCCAGCACATTTGTCCAGGCTGTGGACGTGGCTTCAATAACATTGGAAACATGAAACTTCACTACAAAATCATCCACGAGAAGGTCAAGGACTTTGCCTGTCGCTTCTGCCCCAAGAGATTCTCCAAGGCGCAGATTCTGCGCCACCACGAATGGATACACACGGGCGAGAAGCCCTTCGAGTGTAAGATTTGCGGCAAACACTTCCGCCAGGAGACGGCACTCAAGAAACACATCAAGACGCACGAGAAGCCCAACAGGCGACACGTGCCCGAGCGCAGTGCGCCCACTCAGATCACGTTCCGCAAGCTGGAACCCGATGCCGAGCCGCGTAACTTTGACCAGTACCAGGATCCGGCGGTGGAGCGGGCAGCGGCCACCGCTGAGCTGCTGGCGCACCAGCTGGAGGAGAACGAGGCCAAGCGGAAGGCGGAAATCGAGCGGCAGAAGATCGCGGCGGCGGCCTGCGAGCAGCTGAcgaagctgcagcagcagcaggagatcATCAAGGCGACCACCTCCTACGATGGCTACTATGCGCAGAAAGCGCAATCCGAAGGCACCAGCCTGGATGCCCTAAAGATAGACCATGTCTAG
- the LOC120448089 gene encoding zinc finger protein 699, with protein MNEGSQYSIHTVCRTCLSTVDDSAAYDLFRVPGLAKKLCVCTSLSVEQADGFPKNLCTLCFSKLNDLHDFQKQCVDSVQKFQDLVASNAFACQTNFDVLDTSAAVADLPGEEEDNVHFDPLLNSKIEIIENEEDVFKMLESVEKEVEEVEMELEQPFGQESQDDSYESGNDNDLDADYQLSSDDDIPLAQRSRRGATRGSKAKGKPKSAAKRHEEEEESEETSSSDDSDGNPKDKPKRKRIPATERDRHRLIDCHICHQKFKKAIRYEEHMKHHNDLLPFQCTVESCRKGFTTANGLRVHVEHAHTETSAMHPCTYEGCNKSFARPVLLSFHMKRVHKVDTPQRDFPCTECEKVFRCPTALKKHMYKHTGEELPFACEICGKRFPINSVLRDHLLRHAGIKNHVCPYCGVGKTTRQEWNKHILTHTKEKKYECRQCDHASHNKQALANHVKVVHEKRKDFACQYCGKTFGKSHACKIHERSHTGEKCCECKICGKVFLFEKGLTKHLKTHEKRDLPKTQGANPLMGDGASGSSTIAKPSPHLRGRVERVDIAQLAGTVANPIPSVNLPSWSPQVNFTKKEGQHICPDCGKGFNHVSNMKLHYKVVHQKVKDFCCRFCPKRFAKKQYLRHHEYIHTGEKPYECKVCGKHFRQEQVLKTHMKVHDKPPRPPGKPKEPAGPKAESSNAVKRQQPKNFEQYQDPAAERAAATAELLAYQIEENEAKRKAEAELRKIQEAAFEQLNKLQKQTNTYDGFYAQKAEAEGTSVDALKLDHV; from the exons ATGAATGAGGGGAGCCAGTACTCCATCCACACGGTGTGCCGCACCTGCCTGTCCACCGTGGACGACTCGGCGGCCTACGATCTGTTCCGAGTGCCCGGTCTGGCCAAAAAGCTGTGCGTTTGTACCTCACTTTCCGTGGAGCAAGCGGATGGCTTCCCCAAGAACCTGTGCACCCTCTGCTTTTCCAAGCTGAACGACCTCCACGACTTTCAGAAGCAGTGCGTGGATTCGGTGCAAAAGTTCCAGGATTTGGTGGCCAGCAACGCCTTCGCCTGCCAAACAAACTTCGATGTCCTGGACACTAGTGCCGCCGTGGCGGATCTGCcgggcgaggaggaggacaaCGTTCACTTTGATCCACTTCTCAACTCCAAGATCGAGATCATTGAGAACGAGGAGGACGTCTTCAAGATGCTGGAGTCCGTCGAAAAGGAGGTCGAAGAGGTGGAAATGGAGTTGGAACAGCCGTTTGGCCAAGAATCGCAGGATGACTCTTATGAGAGCGGCAACGACAACGACCTCGACGCAGACTACCAGCTCAGTAGTGACGACGACATTCCACTGGCCCAACGCAGCCGACGAGGTGCCACCCGTGGTTCCAAGGCGAAGGGCAAGCCGAAGTCGGCTGCCAAGCGAcatgaggaggaggaggagtccGAGGAGACCAGCTCATCAGACGACTCCGATGGCAATCCCAAGGACAAGCCCAAGCGCAAAAGGATTCCAGCCACGGAGCGGGATCGCCACCGCCTGATTGACTGCCACATCTGCCACCAGAAGTTCAAGAAGGCGATTCGCTACGAGGAGCATATGAAGCATCACAACGACTTGCTACCCTTCCAGTGCACAGTGGAGAGCTGCCGGAAAG GCTTTACCACCGCCAATGGACTGCGTGTCCATGTGGAACACGCCCACACGGAGACATCGGCCATGCATCCGTGCACCTACGAGGGCTGCAATAAGTCCTTTGCCCGCCCCGTGCTGCTCAGCTTCCACATGAAACGTGTGCACAAGGTGGACACTCCGCAGCGGGACTTCCCCTGCACGGAGTGCGAGAAGGTCTTCCGCTGCCCCACTGCCCTCAAGAAGCACATGTACAAGCACACGGGCGAGGAGCTGCCCTTCGCCTGCGAAATTTGCGGCAAGCGCTTCCCCATCAACAGTGTGCTGCGCGATCATCTCCTCCGACATGCGGGCATCAAGAACCACGTGTGCCCGTACTGCGGAGTAGGCAAGACGACGCGCCAGGAGTGGAACAAGCACATCCTGACCCACACGAAGGAGAAGAAGTACGAGTGCCGGCAGTGCGACCACGCCTCCCACAACAAACAGGCGCTGGCCAACCATGTGAAGGTGGTGCACGAGAAGCGCAAGGACTTCGCCTGCCAGTACTGTGGAAAGACCTTTGGCAAGTCGCACGCCTGCAAGATTCACGAGCGCAGTCATACTGGCGAAAAGTGCTGCGAGTGCAAGATTTGTGGCAAGGTGTTCCTCTTCGAGAAGGGCCTCACCAAGCATTTGAAAACGCACGAGAAACGTGATCTGCCCAAGACGCAGGGGGCCAATCCCTTGATGGGCGACGGAGCCAGTGGTTCCTCGACAATAGCTAAGCCCAGTCCGCACCTGCGTGGTCGCGTCGAGCGGGTGGACATTGCCCAGCTGGCGGGAACGGTGGCCAATCCGATTCCATCGGTCAACCTGCCCTCGTGGTCGCCGCAAGTGAACTTCACCAAGAAGGAGGGCCAGCACATTTGCCCGGATTGCGGCAAGGGCTTCAATCACGTGAGCAACATGAAGCTGCACTACAAGGTGGTGCACCAAAAGGTCAAAGACTTCTGCTGCCGCTTCTGCCCGAAGAGATTCGCCAAGAAGCAGTATCTGCGGCATCACGAGTACATTCACACTGGCGAAAAGCCTTACGAGTGCAAGGTGTGCGGCAAGCACTTCCGGCAGGAGCAGGTGCTCAAGACGCATATGAAGGTTCACGATAAGCCGCCCCGTCCGCCGGGCAAGCCCAAGGAGCCGGCGGGACCCAAGGCGGAGTCCAGCAACGCGGTGAAGCGCCAGCAGCCGAAGAATTTCGAGCAGTATCAGGATCCGGCGGCGGAACGGGCAGCGGCCACCGCCGAACTGCTGGCCTACCAGATCGAGGAGAACGAGGCCAAGCGCAAGGCGGAGGCGGAGCTTCGCAAGATCCAGGAGGCTGCCTTCGAGCAGCTGAACAAGCTGCAGAAGCAGACAAACACTTACGATGGCTTCTACGCTCAGAAGGCCGAGGCGGAGGGCACCTCGGTGGACGCACTGAAGTTGGACCATGTTTGA
- the LOC120450391 gene encoding splicing factor 3B subunit 6: MNKRNHIRLPPEVNRLLYVRNLPYKITSDEMYDIFGKFGAIRQIRVGNTPETRGTAFVVYEDIFDAKNACDHLSGFNVCNRYLVVLYYQSNKAFKRVDMDKKQEELNNIKAKYNLKTPEAP, translated from the exons ATGAACAAGCGCAACCAT ATCCGCCTGCCGCCAGAGGTGAATCGGTTGCTGTACGTGCGGAATTTGCCGTACAAAATCACCTCAGACGAGATGTACGACATATTCGGTAAATTTGGAGCCATTCGACAGATACGCGT AGGCAATACGCCGGAAACGCGTGGCACCGCCTTTGTCGTCTACGAGGACATTTTCGATGCCAAGAACGCCTGCGACCATTTATCCGGTTTCAATGTCTGCAATCGCTATCTGGTGGTGCTCTACTACCAATCCAACAAGGCCTTCAAGCGCGTGGACATGGACAagaagcaggaggagctgAACAACATTAAGGCCAAGTACAATCTGAAGACACCGGAGGCTCCTTAG